A stretch of Sebastes fasciatus isolate fSebFas1 chromosome 19, fSebFas1.pri, whole genome shotgun sequence DNA encodes these proteins:
- the nup54 gene encoding nucleoporin p54 isoform X5 has translation MAFSFGGAAGNPAATLTAPGFGVATTTAAAPATGFSFGSTNTGFGGLGAGNTTAGAFGGFGTTTTTAAAPGSTFSFAAPANTAGGLFGNTQNKGFGFSSGLGAGTAAGTTGFGTGLGTTGLGGFGGFNIQQAQQQPGSLFGPQALQQGQAQPTQLYQQVTALSAPTLLGDERDSILAKWNQLQAYWGTGKGYYSNNNQPVDFNQENPFCRFKAVGYSCVPVSKDEDGLVVLILNKREADVRAQQQHLVETLHKVLGSNQTLTVNVDGVKALPNDQTEVIIYVVERSPNGTSKRIPATTLFSHVEQPNIKAQLTQIGVAMSVTRTELSPAQLKQLLQNAPAGVDPIIWEQAKEDNPEPEKLIPVPMVGFKELLRRLQIQEQMTKQHQTRVDIISSDISELQKNQATTVAKIAQYKRKLMDLSHRVLQVLIKQEIQRKSGYAIQVDEEHLRVQLDTIQSELNAPTQFKGRLNELMSQIRMQNHFGAVRSEERYSVDADLLREIKQHLKQQQDGLSHLISVIKDDLEDIKLIEHGLSDSGHMRGGILS, from the exons ATGGCGTTCAGTTTCGGCGGCGCCGCGGGTAACCCAGCAGCAA CTCTTACAGCCCCTGGTTTTGGGGTGGCCACAACCACTGCTGCTGCACCAGCCACAGGATTTAGTTTTGGCTCCACCAACACTG GATTTGGGGGGCTGGGAGCTGGAAACACCACGGCTG GCGCGTTTGGTGGCTTTGGgacaactacaacaactgcCGCTGCACCGGGGTCCACATTTAGCTTTGCTGCTCCCGCCAACACTGCAG gAGGCCTGTTTGGTAACACGCAGAACAAAGGGTTTGGGTTCTCCTCTGGGCTTGGCGCTGGAACCGCTGCTGGGACAACAGGATTTGGAACTGGATTAGGAACAACTGGCCTCGGTGGGTTTGGAGGCTTTAATATCCAGCAAGCTCAGCAGCAGCCAG GAAGCTTGTTCGGCCCGCAGGCCCTGCAACAGGGTCAGGCTCAGCCCACCCAGCTTTACCAGCAGGTCACTGCTCTGTCAGCTCCCACCTTGTTAGGAGATGAGCGTGACTCCATCTTAGCCAAGTGGAACCAGTTGCAGGCTTACTGGGGCACTGGGAAAGGCTActacagcaacaacaaccaACCTGTTGACTTCAACCAGGAGAACCCATTCTGCAGGTTCAAG GCGGTGGGATATAGCTGCGTCCCAGTGAGTAAGGATGAGGATGGTTTGGTGGTCTTGATCCTCAATAAAAGGGAAGCTGATGTGCgagctcagcagcagcatctggTGGAGACCCTCCACAAAGTTCTGGGAAGCAACCAGACACTCACTGTCAATGTAGATGGCGTCAAAGCCCTACCCAATGACCA GACCGAGGTGATCATTTACGTGGTGGAGCGTTCTCCTAATGGCACCTCCAAGCGGATCCCCGCCACCACGCTCTTCAGTCATGTGGAGCAGCCCAACATCAAGGCCCAGCTCACACAGATCGGAGTGGCCATGTCCGTCACACGCACAGAGCTGTCTCCAGCACAGCTCAAACAGCTGCTGCAAAATGCACCTGCAG GAGTGGACCCCATCATTTGGGAGCAGGCTAAGGAGGACAACCCTGAACCAGAAAA ATTAATACCAGTGCCCATGGTGGGTTTTAAGGAGCTGCTTCGCCGGCTGCAGATCCAGGAGCAGATGACCAAACAGCATCAGACCAGAGTGGAT ATAATTTCCAGCGACATCAGTGAACTGCAGAAGAACCAGGCGACCACAGTGGCCAAGATTGCCCAGTACAAGAGGAAGTTGATGGATCTCTCTCACAGAGTGCTGCAG GTGCTAATCAAACAGGAGATTCAGAGAAAAAGTGGTTATGCTATCCAAGTGGATGAGGAGCACCTCAGGGTGCAGCTGGACACCATTCAGTCTGAGCTCAATGCCCCCACACAGTTCAAG GGTCGGTTGAATGAATTGATGTCCCAAATCCGGATGCAGAATCATTTCGGAGCTGTGAGATCAGAAGAGCGCTATAGTGTTGATGCAGACCTTCTCAGGGAAATCAAACAA CACTtgaaacagcagcaggacggttTAAGTCATTTGATCAGCGTTATCAAAGATGACTTGGAAGACATCAAACTCATAGAGCACGGGTTGAGTGACAGTGGACACATGAGAGGAGGCATCCTGAGCTGA
- the nup54 gene encoding nucleoporin p54 isoform X6, producing MAFSFGGAAGNPAASTSGFSFGSFGAKPTASTAAFGFGPAATTTTASSGFGTLTAPGFGVATTTAAAPATGFSFGSTNTGGLFGNTQNKGFGFSSGLGAGTAAGTTGFGTGLGTTGLGGFGGFNIQQAQQQPGSLFGPQALQQGQAQPTQLYQQVTALSAPTLLGDERDSILAKWNQLQAYWGTGKGYYSNNNQPVDFNQENPFCRFKAVGYSCVPVSKDEDGLVVLILNKREADVRAQQQHLVETLHKVLGSNQTLTVNVDGVKALPNDQTEVIIYVVERSPNGTSKRIPATTLFSHVEQPNIKAQLTQIGVAMSVTRTELSPAQLKQLLQNAPAGVDPIIWEQAKEDNPEPEKLIPVPMVGFKELLRRLQIQEQMTKQHQTRVDIISSDISELQKNQATTVAKIAQYKRKLMDLSHRVLQVLIKQEIQRKSGYAIQVDEEHLRVQLDTIQSELNAPTQFKGRLNELMSQIRMQNHFGAVRSEERYSVDADLLREIKQHLKQQQDGLSHLISVIKDDLEDIKLIEHGLSDSGHMRGGILS from the exons ATGGCGTTCAGTTTCGGCGGCGCCGCGGGTAACCCAGCAGCAA GCACGTCCGGGTTTTCATTCGGTTCATTTGGTGCCAAACCCACAGCATCAACAGCAGCATTTGGCTTTGGCCCTgcagccaccaccaccaccgcctcATCCGGATTCGGCA CTCTTACAGCCCCTGGTTTTGGGGTGGCCACAACCACTGCTGCTGCACCAGCCACAGGATTTAGTTTTGGCTCCACCAACACTG gAGGCCTGTTTGGTAACACGCAGAACAAAGGGTTTGGGTTCTCCTCTGGGCTTGGCGCTGGAACCGCTGCTGGGACAACAGGATTTGGAACTGGATTAGGAACAACTGGCCTCGGTGGGTTTGGAGGCTTTAATATCCAGCAAGCTCAGCAGCAGCCAG GAAGCTTGTTCGGCCCGCAGGCCCTGCAACAGGGTCAGGCTCAGCCCACCCAGCTTTACCAGCAGGTCACTGCTCTGTCAGCTCCCACCTTGTTAGGAGATGAGCGTGACTCCATCTTAGCCAAGTGGAACCAGTTGCAGGCTTACTGGGGCACTGGGAAAGGCTActacagcaacaacaaccaACCTGTTGACTTCAACCAGGAGAACCCATTCTGCAGGTTCAAG GCGGTGGGATATAGCTGCGTCCCAGTGAGTAAGGATGAGGATGGTTTGGTGGTCTTGATCCTCAATAAAAGGGAAGCTGATGTGCgagctcagcagcagcatctggTGGAGACCCTCCACAAAGTTCTGGGAAGCAACCAGACACTCACTGTCAATGTAGATGGCGTCAAAGCCCTACCCAATGACCA GACCGAGGTGATCATTTACGTGGTGGAGCGTTCTCCTAATGGCACCTCCAAGCGGATCCCCGCCACCACGCTCTTCAGTCATGTGGAGCAGCCCAACATCAAGGCCCAGCTCACACAGATCGGAGTGGCCATGTCCGTCACACGCACAGAGCTGTCTCCAGCACAGCTCAAACAGCTGCTGCAAAATGCACCTGCAG GAGTGGACCCCATCATTTGGGAGCAGGCTAAGGAGGACAACCCTGAACCAGAAAA ATTAATACCAGTGCCCATGGTGGGTTTTAAGGAGCTGCTTCGCCGGCTGCAGATCCAGGAGCAGATGACCAAACAGCATCAGACCAGAGTGGAT ATAATTTCCAGCGACATCAGTGAACTGCAGAAGAACCAGGCGACCACAGTGGCCAAGATTGCCCAGTACAAGAGGAAGTTGATGGATCTCTCTCACAGAGTGCTGCAG GTGCTAATCAAACAGGAGATTCAGAGAAAAAGTGGTTATGCTATCCAAGTGGATGAGGAGCACCTCAGGGTGCAGCTGGACACCATTCAGTCTGAGCTCAATGCCCCCACACAGTTCAAG GGTCGGTTGAATGAATTGATGTCCCAAATCCGGATGCAGAATCATTTCGGAGCTGTGAGATCAGAAGAGCGCTATAGTGTTGATGCAGACCTTCTCAGGGAAATCAAACAA CACTtgaaacagcagcaggacggttTAAGTCATTTGATCAGCGTTATCAAAGATGACTTGGAAGACATCAAACTCATAGAGCACGGGTTGAGTGACAGTGGACACATGAGAGGAGGCATCCTGAGCTGA